In a single window of the Candidatus Hydrothermales bacterium genome:
- the prfA gene encoding peptide chain release factor 1: MENLLEIIKKKEEIEKELSKPENIKNKRKLTELNKEYKKIKEKAEIAEKIIALDKEIKEIESMIKSEKDSEMREYLEEEKEKKLSEKNELLVLLLDVENESEENNCIIEIRAGAGGEEAALFARDLLRMYLKFCERKGFKCSITDMRESDLGGIKEAVLLVEGKGAYKMLKYESGVHRVQRVPVTEASGRIHTSTASVAVLPEVEDVEIEIKPEDIEIETKRASGPGGQHLQKTDSAVRIRHIPTGIVVQCQDERSQHRNKEKALRILKLRLYEYEKQKKERELRELRREQIGTQDRSEKIRTYNFLQNRVTDHRIPITVYNLEDVLDGNIDVFIEELRKRESKKAI, translated from the coding sequence ATGGAAAATCTACTGGAAATAATAAAGAAAAAAGAGGAAATTGAAAAGGAACTCTCGAAGCCTGAGAATATTAAGAACAAAAGAAAACTTACAGAATTAAATAAAGAATATAAAAAAATAAAGGAAAAGGCTGAAATTGCAGAAAAGATTATCGCTTTAGACAAGGAGATTAAAGAAATAGAAAGTATGATAAAAAGCGAAAAAGATTCTGAAATGAGAGAGTATTTGGAAGAAGAGAAAGAAAAAAAATTGAGTGAAAAAAATGAACTTTTAGTTTTACTTTTAGACGTCGAAAACGAAAGTGAAGAAAATAACTGCATAATAGAAATCAGAGCAGGAGCAGGAGGTGAGGAAGCAGCACTGTTTGCAAGAGATCTTTTAAGAATGTACCTAAAATTTTGTGAAAGAAAAGGGTTTAAATGTTCTATAACAGATATGAGAGAAAGTGACTTAGGGGGTATTAAAGAGGCAGTATTACTTGTGGAAGGAAAAGGTGCCTATAAGATGCTTAAATACGAAAGCGGAGTCCATAGAGTCCAAAGAGTCCCTGTTACTGAAGCAAGCGGTAGAATACATACCTCAACAGCATCAGTCGCTGTTCTTCCTGAAGTTGAGGATGTTGAAATAGAAATTAAACCTGAGGATATTGAAATAGAGACAAAAAGAGCAAGTGGTCCAGGCGGACAACACCTGCAGAAAACTGATTCAGCAGTAAGAATTAGGCATATTCCAACAGGTATTGTTGTGCAGTGCCAAGACGAAAGGTCACAGCATAGAAATAAGGAAAAGGCACTAAGAATTTTGAAATTGAGACTCTATGAGTACGAAAAACAAAAGAAAGAAAGAGAATTAAGAGAACTAAGGAGAGAACAAATTGGAACCCAGGATAGAAGTGAAAAGATTAGAACATACAATTTTTTACAGAATAGGGTTACAGATCATAGGATACCTATAACTGTATATAACCTTGAAGATGTTTTAGATGGAAATATAGATGTTTTTATTGAGGAGTTAAGAAAAAGAGAGAGTAAAAAGGCTATTTAG
- the dcd gene encoding dCTP deaminase, with product MGIKNDRWIKEMVKKFKMIDPFAENLVTEKVISYGVSSYGYDVRIADEFKIFTNVFSSIVDPKNFDPRSFVEFKGKECIIPPNSFALGRSVEYFRIPRNVLGICLGKSTYARCGIVINITPLEPEWEGYITIEISNTTPLPAKIYANEGIAQVIFIEGDEICEVSYKDRKGKYQGQKGIVLPRI from the coding sequence ATGGGAATAAAAAATGATAGATGGATAAAGGAAATGGTAAAAAAATTTAAGATGATAGACCCTTTTGCTGAAAATCTTGTTACAGAGAAAGTAATATCCTATGGAGTTTCCTCCTATGGCTATGATGTAAGAATCGCCGATGAGTTTAAGATTTTTACAAATGTCTTTTCCAGTATAGTTGATCCAAAAAATTTTGATCCCAGGTCTTTTGTAGAATTTAAAGGTAAAGAGTGTATTATACCTCCAAATTCTTTTGCCCTTGGAAGAAGTGTAGAGTATTTTAGAATCCCAAGAAATGTGCTTGGAATATGTCTTGGTAAATCTACTTACGCAAGATGTGGAATAGTTATAAATATAACCCCACTTGAACCTGAATGGGAAGGTTATATAACAATAGAGATTTCTAATACTACACCTCTTCCCGCTAAGATTTACGCAAATGAAGGTATAGCGCAGGTTATATTCATTGAGGGCGACGAGATTTGTGAAGTTTCCTATAAAGATAGAAAAGGAAAGTATCAAGGTCAAAAAGGTATCGTACTTCCAAGAATTTGA
- a CDS encoding amidohydrolase, giving the protein MNNLDILLKNPLIIQNKNKFIEKGFLGIKDGKITLVSEKEPNLQAKETLDLSNKIVSPAFFNTHTHIPMTLLRGFADDLPLIEWLTKYIWPLESKLLSPEYVRAGTYLGLIEMIKSGTVGFVDMYFFEEEVAEVIEESQIYALLSVGILDFETPYYKNSKEALEKTEKLINRYIENERIRVIPGPHAIYSCSKETIIGCINLAKKYDLPIHIHISETRGEIEESVKKFGKTPIFYLNDLGLFDLKVIAAHCVYLTEDETDFLKDKNFYISHNLSSNLKLASGIAPIKRYLEKGLKITIGTDSASSNNNLDILREMKLVSLVHKGVNLDPLILSAKEVFNMATKIGALALGFDSGELIEGKSADLIVFNPQRDGTVPFYDPYSYIVYAAGRESIESVMVKGKWILKNGEFKTIDLEKILKETEFWKNKIKSLST; this is encoded by the coding sequence TTGAATAACTTAGACATACTCCTTAAAAACCCACTCATTATCCAAAATAAAAATAAATTCATAGAAAAGGGATTCCTCGGAATAAAAGACGGCAAGATAACCTTAGTTTCTGAAAAAGAACCAAATCTACAAGCTAAAGAAACTCTAGACCTAAGTAATAAAATTGTTTCCCCCGCATTTTTTAATACTCACACCCATATCCCAATGACCTTGCTGAGAGGTTTTGCCGATGATTTACCACTCATTGAATGGCTAACAAAGTACATTTGGCCCCTTGAATCTAAACTACTATCTCCAGAATACGTAAGAGCAGGAACTTACCTTGGCCTCATCGAAATGATAAAATCTGGAACAGTAGGCTTTGTCGACATGTATTTCTTTGAAGAAGAAGTAGCAGAAGTTATTGAAGAATCCCAAATTTACGCACTTTTATCTGTTGGAATCCTTGATTTTGAGACACCTTACTACAAAAATTCAAAAGAGGCATTAGAAAAAACTGAAAAATTAATAAATAGATACATTGAAAATGAAAGAATAAGGGTAATCCCTGGACCCCATGCAATTTACTCCTGCTCAAAAGAAACAATTATTGGGTGTATAAACCTAGCAAAAAAGTACGATCTACCTATACATATTCATATTTCTGAAACAAGAGGAGAAATAGAAGAATCTGTTAAAAAATTTGGAAAAACACCAATTTTTTACCTCAATGATTTAGGACTATTTGACCTAAAGGTAATTGCTGCCCACTGTGTCTATTTAACAGAAGATGAAACAGATTTCTTAAAAGATAAAAATTTTTACATTTCTCACAACTTATCAAGTAATCTTAAACTTGCCTCTGGTATTGCACCCATAAAAAGATACCTTGAAAAAGGATTAAAAATTACTATTGGGACAGATAGTGCGTCCTCAAACAACAATTTAGACATTTTAAGGGAAATGAAGCTTGTATCCCTGGTACATAAAGGAGTAAATCTTGATCCCTTAATACTAAGTGCAAAAGAAGTTTTTAACATGGCTACTAAAATTGGAGCTTTAGCACTTGGTTTTGATTCAGGAGAACTTATAGAGGGGAAATCTGCAGATCTTATAGTATTTAATCCTCAAAGAGATGGAACAGTTCCCTTTTATGATCCCTATTCTTATATTGTTTATGCTGCTGGTAGAGAAAGCATAGAAAGCGTTATGGTAAAAGGCAAGTGGATCCTAAAAAACGGTGAATTTAAAACAATTGATTTAGAAAAAATACTAAAAGAAACTGAATTTTGGAAGAATAAAATAAAAAGTCTTTCTACCTAA